The following are encoded together in the Phycisphaerae bacterium genome:
- a CDS encoding aldo/keto reductase, translating into MSHASHNTVSRRDFLRTTTCGAAAIGLGPMASGTLAASTASQPAKTFKKPSLPYGKLGRTDFPVTLISFGAIRIAERLGTRIAKGVIDAGINLIHTSSSYMGGNSIAAIADLFKADKSYREKVFLCLKSFNPDSEKEIDEMLMTLGTDHTDALLTTFENADPRRLEAIQKQQEALIKKGKLRHTGFVCHGDLHGVMELTIEKAPRFFEVALLAMRMLPLGKSSISDESKRFLKNLKTFRDNGVGILSMKSGAWSALEHGADVFLPHAKAVLEAGCDSVLTSVNRFDQIDMIKTLDLRSRHMTEDEKKAAAEFLDGRRQACLMCARCRKVCPQGLPVSDLMRIRMYNDEYGWPDHAGNEFARLGLDANRLASACGDCTACAQACPIGLAGAEAVRHVAEMFV; encoded by the coding sequence ATGAGCCACGCATCGCACAATACCGTGAGCCGGCGCGATTTCCTCCGAACAACCACCTGTGGCGCCGCGGCCATCGGGCTGGGACCGATGGCTTCGGGGACTCTGGCCGCATCGACAGCCTCGCAGCCGGCCAAGACCTTCAAGAAACCTTCGTTGCCTTACGGCAAGCTGGGCCGGACGGATTTCCCGGTGACGCTGATCAGCTTCGGGGCCATCCGCATTGCCGAGAGACTGGGCACGCGCATTGCGAAAGGCGTGATTGACGCAGGAATCAACCTGATACACACATCCTCCAGTTACATGGGAGGCAACAGCATCGCCGCCATCGCGGACCTCTTCAAAGCGGACAAGAGCTACCGGGAGAAGGTCTTTCTCTGCCTCAAGAGCTTCAACCCCGACAGCGAGAAGGAAATCGACGAAATGCTCATGACGCTGGGCACGGATCATACCGACGCCCTGCTGACCACGTTCGAGAACGCCGACCCCCGCCGGCTGGAGGCCATTCAGAAGCAGCAGGAGGCGCTGATCAAGAAGGGCAAGCTCAGGCACACCGGTTTCGTTTGCCACGGCGACCTGCACGGGGTCATGGAATTGACCATCGAGAAAGCCCCGAGGTTCTTTGAGGTGGCGCTTCTGGCAATGCGGATGCTGCCGCTGGGCAAGAGCAGCATCTCCGATGAAAGCAAGCGGTTTCTGAAAAACCTCAAGACCTTCCGCGATAACGGCGTCGGCATCCTCTCGATGAAGAGCGGCGCCTGGAGCGCGCTCGAACATGGCGCGGACGTCTTTCTGCCTCACGCCAAGGCCGTTCTCGAAGCCGGTTGTGACAGCGTATTGACCAGTGTCAACCGCTTCGATCAGATCGACATGATCAAAACGCTGGACCTGAGGTCGCGGCACATGACGGAGGATGAGAAGAAGGCGGCGGCCGAGTTCCTCGACGGCCGCCGCCAGGCCTGCCTGATGTGCGCCCGTTGTCGAAAGGTCTGCCCTCAGGGGCTTCCGGTGAGCGATCTGATGCGGATTCGGATGTACAACGACGAGTATGGCTGGCCGGACCATGCCGGCAATGAGTTCGCGAGGCTCGGTCTCGACGCGAATCGTCTGGCCTCGGCCTGCGGCGACTGCACCGCGTGTGCTCAGGCCTGCCCCATCGGCCTGGCCGGCGCCGAAGCTGTCCGTCACGTGGCGGAGATGTTTGTGTAG
- a CDS encoding 3-deoxy-7-phosphoheptulonate synthase class II yields MTGKPWEPAGWRCCPAAQQPQYPDATAYEAALCALKNCPPLVAVGEVDNLRARLAGAGRGEAFILQGGNCAERFLDCRAESIANKLKILLQMSVILTYGVRRPVVRIGRFAGQYAKPRSNETEIADDRELPVYRGDAVNAVEPTPEARAADPQRLVSAYFYAAATLNHIRALIDGGFADLRHPYTWNLSSMENSRNWNEYKAVLDQILDAINFMESFGGARSDVLGRVDFFTSHEGLLLGYEEAMTRKDPDSGRWYNLGAHMLWIGARTRQVDGAHVEYFRGIANPIGLKVDAAMRPEELLALVDVLNPHNDEGRLTLITRLGAGRVEERLPPLIRAVRNAGRNVVWSCDPMHGNTVTLENGRKTRDFSVVLDELRRTFEVHRRQASRLAGVHFELTADDVTECIGGAGDLTSGDLARRYETYCDPRLNCSQSLEMAFLIARLLQSQRF; encoded by the coding sequence ATGACCGGCAAGCCATGGGAGCCGGCCGGGTGGCGTTGCTGTCCGGCCGCTCAGCAACCACAGTATCCTGATGCAACAGCATATGAAGCGGCATTGTGCGCGCTGAAAAACTGCCCTCCGCTCGTTGCGGTTGGTGAAGTCGACAACCTCCGAGCCCGGCTGGCCGGTGCCGGCCGCGGCGAGGCATTCATTCTTCAGGGCGGCAACTGCGCGGAGCGGTTCCTTGACTGCCGGGCCGAGAGTATTGCCAATAAGCTCAAAATCCTGCTCCAGATGAGCGTCATTCTCACCTACGGCGTCCGCAGACCCGTGGTGCGCATCGGCCGTTTCGCCGGGCAGTATGCCAAGCCCCGGTCCAATGAGACTGAGATCGCGGACGACCGTGAGTTGCCCGTCTACCGCGGCGATGCCGTCAACGCTGTCGAGCCGACGCCCGAGGCTCGCGCCGCCGACCCGCAGCGACTCGTCTCCGCCTACTTCTACGCCGCCGCGACGCTCAATCACATCCGGGCGCTGATCGACGGAGGCTTTGCGGATCTGCGACACCCCTATACCTGGAACCTCAGCTCGATGGAGAACAGCCGCAACTGGAACGAGTACAAGGCCGTCCTCGACCAGATTCTCGATGCGATCAACTTCATGGAATCGTTCGGCGGGGCACGGTCCGACGTTCTGGGCCGAGTCGATTTCTTCACCTCGCACGAAGGGCTTCTGCTGGGATATGAGGAAGCGATGACCCGCAAGGACCCCGACTCGGGACGCTGGTACAACCTGGGAGCGCATATGCTGTGGATCGGGGCCCGGACCCGTCAGGTCGACGGAGCTCATGTCGAGTACTTCCGCGGGATCGCCAACCCGATCGGCTTGAAAGTAGATGCGGCCATGCGGCCGGAAGAGCTCCTTGCCCTGGTGGACGTGTTGAACCCGCACAACGACGAAGGACGCTTGACCCTGATCACGCGATTGGGGGCCGGGCGAGTCGAGGAACGGCTGCCGCCGCTGATTCGGGCGGTTCGGAACGCCGGCCGGAACGTGGTTTGGAGTTGCGACCCGATGCACGGCAACACCGTGACGTTGGAGAACGGAAGGAAGACTCGCGATTTCTCGGTGGTGCTCGACGAGTTGCGGAGGACGTTCGAAGTCCACCGGCGCCAGGCAAGCCGCCTGGCCGGCGTACATTTTGAACTGACCGCCGACGACGTCACCGAGTGTATCGGCGGGGCGGGCGATTTGACCAGCGGCGACCTCGCGCGACGCTACGAGACCTATTGCGATCCGCGGTTGAACTGCTCGCAGAGCCTGGAAATGGCGTTCCTGATCGCCCGGCTGCTCCAATCTCAACGGTTCTGA
- the pyrH gene encoding UMP kinase: MARTKVAFSRVVLKLSGEGLGGRGGAGIDPEQLDYVTREIVAVHRTGVELAIMVGGGNILRGGAFSRKSAIPEATAHYMGMLATVINGLALQEALEDKKVPTRLMSALGVTGLCEPFSRHRCKGHLDKGRVVVLAGGSGRPFFTTDTAAALAAVEIDADALLKATQVDGVYSADPKKDPRAMFYPKLSYDDVIDKRLAVMDLSAVEMCQRCGVTMVVFNLHKAGNLKRAATGRRVGTIIS, from the coding sequence GTGGCCAGGACGAAGGTCGCTTTTTCCAGAGTGGTGCTCAAGCTGAGTGGCGAGGGCCTGGGCGGGCGCGGCGGCGCCGGCATCGATCCGGAACAATTGGATTACGTGACCCGCGAAATCGTTGCCGTTCATCGCACGGGTGTCGAGTTGGCGATCATGGTCGGCGGGGGCAACATTCTTCGCGGCGGGGCTTTTTCCAGGAAGTCCGCCATCCCCGAGGCAACCGCTCATTACATGGGGATGCTGGCCACGGTGATCAACGGTCTCGCTTTGCAGGAGGCCCTGGAGGACAAAAAGGTGCCGACCCGCTTGATGTCCGCCCTGGGCGTGACGGGCTTGTGCGAACCGTTCTCGCGGCATCGCTGCAAGGGGCATCTCGACAAGGGCCGCGTGGTTGTTCTGGCCGGCGGCAGTGGACGCCCGTTCTTCACCACCGACACGGCCGCCGCTCTCGCGGCCGTCGAGATCGACGCCGATGCACTGCTGAAGGCGACCCAGGTCGACGGCGTCTACAGCGCCGATCCCAAGAAAGATCCTCGGGCCATGTTCTATCCGAAGCTCAGCTACGACGACGTCATCGACAAGCGGCTCGCGGTCATGGATCTCAGCGCGGTGGAAATGTGCCAGCGCTGTGGCGTCACCATGGTGGTGTTCAATCTGCACAAGGCCGGCAATCTCAAGCGGGCGGCCACAGGCCGGCGCGTGGGGACGATTATCTCGTGA